The following DNA comes from Clupea harengus chromosome 9, Ch_v2.0.2, whole genome shotgun sequence.
ctctctttccatcaagAGAAGAGGCAGACAGGAACATTCAATCCTATAGTGACGCATCATGCTGATGGCAGACTTACTGCGTTCTGTGTTTAACACTAACAATCAGCCAGAATCTATTATGCATATTATTGTACTGCATAGGCTGATTCCAGCTAAACAGTGATGCCATTCTAGATGCCCCTACATAGATATTTCTGGTGTTAATGGTCACAATGCCTTCTCTACAGATCTACAAGAAGCTGAAAGGAGAGTGTGCTCAagtctgacatacacacaagcgCAAAAAGACTGCATTAAACATTGTAAATGATTGTAATGCaagagtgtgtttctcattAATCTTATTTTATATAAAGTATTTACTTTATTTTAATAGATTCTATACCACCTTGTCTTTTAATGTTGTAGCAGTTGCTCTAGTGACAAGCAATGTTTGCAAAGTATATTGTAGCTAGTCTACTTGCATTCACTTGTGGTCGGTGCGTACAGTtaccacagaaaaaaataatggTTGCACTCCTGAAATCTTTGAAATGACATGTACAGTTTATTCACAGAGATGTTGTGGAACAGACCTTAAACCCATATGTAATCACAATAAGTCTTTCTTTTTCACAAGGGGAAAGTAATATTTTTTTGTGCCTTTTTCCCCCCACTTTGTGTCACATTGGCAAAGTACATTACAGCTAGCCTACGGTCATTGACTTTTGGTTacgagaattttttttttaggatttATGAATATTTTAGGTTGTATTATTTTGGTTATGACCTTGTTACTCTCTTCCAGGCCCTAACCCTGACCTAACCCTAGGGCCTTTGgaggaaaaacagccccacaacctCACAGACCCTCCACCATACCTAACAGTGGGATCAGGTTCTTTTCAGTAGTCATCCTTCTTTTTACACCAAACTTACCTTGAGTGGTTGCTGCCAAAAAGCTCAATTTTCCTTTCATCTGACCATAGAACATGGTTCATTTCATCTGACCATAGAACATGATTCATTTCATCTGACCGTAAAACATGGTTCCAGTCAAAgtcaaacagtttttttttctttcaataattttacttcaatgaaaaagtacgatttttgtgaatattttgagtgaaagaccaagaggataaacagcaaagacatatttttttatagcctgtgtgctcatattcactaggggtgccaatacttatggagggcactgtattgtttacatacatataaataagcatttatatacatatacatttcagtTTTCAGTCAGCCTTCAACACAGTGATATATCAGTCCACTGACCAGTCCAGTCATCACAGAGCACCAGTGGTTAgcagcgccccctgctggtgcATAATAAACAGCACTGTAGCTGCTTTAGTGTTACTTGCCCTCTAATATGACCACCTTCCCAAGACAGTGTAGTTTTTCTCTAGATATCGTATCGTAgatatcattgtgtgtgttttagaattCCTGTGATTACTATAGGTGGTACTGAATGTAAGGACTGCTGAATAAGGATACCAAAGATGGTTTTGTTGACCTATGGCTTTTTAAAAACACGAGCCCACACTATGATGGTCATATTAGCTTGCATGCCAATATAATTCATTCACATAAATGTTTGGAGTTCAGTGTATCATTCTGAAGCTTGTAATTGAACATGACCTATCCATGAATCGATTGCTCTCTCTATTGCTATGTATTAGCTCTTGCTGTGTCATTCCTTTGTTGTCTTTCTTTGAATGTCTTTCTCAttttgattaattgattgattaataTACGAGAGAGATAGACTGTGGTTGACAGACATATCTTTATTTTACACATAATTGTATACGTCAAAATCATTTTGGCATTGGCaagaaaagagagtgaagaagaatAGAATACAACAGGGGGCTGTGATGGTGGCTTTTTAAACCTTCTTATTCTTGGGCATGCTGGCAAAAAGAAGCCAGTATAAGGAATACCCAGTGCCTGAAACAACAGCAGAACAGCACATTTAGATAGTTGCTGATCATAGAATGTAATGGACTAGGTAACTAGAAATAGTATGTGTACTATGATGCGTATAAAGCAGTGATATAGTCGGACCTGTTGTACCTTGTCATGAAAatatatctttatatatatatatatatagtagaaagtaatagtatatatatatatatatatatatatacagtgtattGTTTTTCAAAATGATTAAGAGAATAATGTACCGTAACTATTACTTTCTACTTGACATACAATGGATTAGTCACTGAATATGGCAAAAGATCTATTACCTGCAAGGGTCATACTCATGGTAAGACGGTAAAGCAGGACATCAGTGGTTCCACCCTTGATGTGAATAGGCAGTCCATTGTCCTCCTGTGACATAGTAATCAATGTTAAACTCTACACTTTCAAAGATACAGAATTATAAAATACTTCATCAGAACACTGATGTGATGGATACAGCACTGTAACATGAGCTAACTAAGATGAGCTGTCTATGGAGTCAGCCAAAATCTGCTTAATAAAGATTTCTTTGAACATCACGGATACATTCCTACTGGTCAGTGGATACACACATTCCTACTGGTCAGTGGATACACCCATGTCCCTTTCCTTTTGGCTTCAACGACTGTTAGGGCCCTGCCCCGCCTTCTTTGGCCCCACCCACTGTGTctacctgctctctctttcccagagCCCTAGTGACCAATTTGGTGCCCTAGGCAAGATTGGAGCTGGTGCAGCTTGTATCCCAGACAATTCCACCACCAATCATTGTGTTCATACACTTACACAGAAACGGCATAGCTTCATGTCTTTGAGAATTTCTTTCTCTCAACAAACACTGGGCCTCTTCACTGACCCTGTCCTCTAGAACACTGACCCTGTCCTCTGGAACACTGAACCTGTCCTCTGGAACACTGACCCTGTCCTCTGGAACAATGACCCTGTCCTCTGGAACACTGACCCTGTCCGCTGGAACACTGACCCTGTCCTCTGGAACACTGGGCCTCTTCACTGACCCCGTCCTCTGGAACACTGACCCTGTCCTCTGGAACACTGGGCCTCTTCACTGACCCCGTCCTCTGGAACACTGACCCTGTCCTCTGGAACACTGACCCTGTCCTCTGGAACACTATTCCTCTTCACTGACCCTGTCCTCTGTGCTCCTTCCTGTTCCAAGGAATGAACATAATTCCCTAATCCCAACCGTGATTATGCTGTAAATACTGTTCTGATTTTTCTTGATAACGTCTGAATATTTAGCCACCTCAACAGCTCACACCATTCTTTTAGCAATTCATTATTAATGATTGTATTCAGTCTCTGACTATTGAACTCTGATGCTCTCACCTGGAAAAGCTTCTGATGCTGTGGCACTTTGTTCTTCAGCTGCCTAGTGGTGGTGCTGAACGCCCGGTAGCCCACTCGGGGGATATTCTGGAACACATTCACATATGAGACAGGGATGCCGGTAACATAAAACTGCATATAAAGCACCATTAGAAAGGCAAAACCATCAGGGCATTCACAGAATGAGCACTGTAATACACACAAAGTTGGAGTGAGGATGACACAAAGCAACCACAACTTGGGTTTCATTTCTGATCGTCTCCATTCCAGCAGGGGGGCTCTGGGATATTTTGCACGATTCAAGTCAAACAGAACAGTGCATCACAAACAACAATGGTAAAGGGCCCTAGAATACAACAGAAATGAGGCTGTGATGGTGGCCGTTTAATCCTTCTTAGTCCTGGGCATGCTGGCAAAAAGAAGCCAGTATAAGGAATACCCTGTGCCTGAAACAACAGCAGAACAGCACATTTAGATAGTTGCTGATCATAGAATGTAATGGACTAGGTAACTAGAAatcgtatgtatgtgtgtataaagcAGTGATACAGTGGGACCTTGTTGACGAAATTTCCTCTACCACTCTCATGCCATCTCTTTAGCCATCTGAATGGTCAAACAGTGCCACATGAACTTCTTCCAGGTGATATCGCAAAAACTTTCATGCTGTGAAACGAATGTCTGTGAGGTGTTTGACAGTCAGATTGGTTACATGGTCTTTGAGTATTAATCAGTGACATGTTGAAGATCACTGACTAAACCTTTCTGCAGCACTCCATAAAGGTCAGATTGCACTGAAGATTACGCTGCACCTGAGAGCGATGCTATGGCTACCATATGGCATGGAAAGCGCTTTTTTTGTTCAAATCAAGTATGCATTTTTCAGCTCCCAGTTTCTTGCCTTTCATACTACTTGCCATTGTCGTAGCTTTGTCCAATAATTCATTTATATGTCCATCCAGATGGCATAGGAAAGTGTTATACACTGCTTCACCTGTTGTGGATTCAACTGGGAGTAAAGTGATCCACCAATATCACCAATATGTTTTCAACCATTACATGCATCCTTTGCTAGACCAACATCATGTTTTCTAAATAATGTGTAGCAAAAGCAGAAAATCCTAATCTGAATTTCAGAGTATAATAACCATGACCATTTCACTGCAACCACTGGCTCATGTGATTGTGCTTGCAGATCAAATATCCTCCTTGGACAGCTTGCCAAGCATTTCCACCTTGCCTGTGCATGCTTTCTATATTTAGCACCACTAGGCTTTGAATGTCTCATTGTGATGACCGTTGCCACAGCTCCGAGTATGAAATTGTTCATAAAATTCTGCCATAAAAAACCATAATAAGCCAATAACCAAAAAAATCCTTTGGTGTAGACTGCATAATGTCAGAGttgttgtaaaaaaaagtaatcAGCTTTACATTGGTGAAACTAACTACTAACTAAGAAGATGATTGGATTGATTTGTTGAACCCCTACGTAGcatttaaataaacacaatacTGGTTATACAACTGTGAACATTTTTAGCAGTTGTTATGGTAACAATGTAGGAAAACTCTGAACTTTGGAACCCTCTGGAATGAATGTTGTGCATTGAACCGCTCTACCAAACTTTCTTGTACTGACAAAAGACATCCATCTGAAAAGTCAGAAAATGTCACCTTTTCACTGAAAACTGAGTTTTATCCATCAACATCAATCAAAGATGCTAAATGAATAGTAATCTCAAGTATACACAGAAAGACAGtacattccttgtgctattggtaaGGCACTTCCCAAAATGTCCAGTCCTCTCAATATCACCAGCAAATAATCATACTCATACAACCTAAACTAAACCATCAGGATACAACACAATCACCTTATTGATACTTCAGAATACTTCACCTCAGGATACAACACAATCACCTTATTGATACTTCAGAATACTTCACATCAGGATACACCACAATCACCTTATTGATACTTCGGAATACTTCACATCAGGATACAACACAATCACCTTATTGATACTTCGGAATACTTCACATCCCAAGCCACAAAGAACTGCCTACACGAGTACTTCGCAGTTGTCTAGTGAGCACCTTCCATTGCTATGTGTAGTATCTATGACTTCATCATTCGTTATAAGTTTGACACGTATGTAGAGGATCGCGACACG
Coding sequences within:
- the LOC105900712 gene encoding cytochrome c oxidase subunit 7A2, mitochondrial, with product MRVLMNIPRVGYRAFSTTTRQLKNKVPQHQKLFQEDNGLPIHIKGGTTDVLLYRLTMSMTLAGTGYSLYWLLFASMPKNKKV